ACGTCGACGCGGGCGGCCGCGCCCAGGAGTACGAGATCGAGATCCTCGACCGCCCCCAGGACAAGGTGATGCGGTGGCGGACCACGAGCGGCCCCGAGCTGGCCGGGACCTTCTCGCTGCTGCCGATCGACGGCGAGCACACCCGGATCCAGGCCCGGTTCGAGTACCGGCCGGGCACCATCACGGAGGCGTTCGGCGGCCCGAAGGGCTTCGCCCAGGCGTCCGCGATCGAGCGGGGCGTCCGCAGCGACCTGGAGCAGTTCAAGGAGCTGGTGGAACAGGGGCGGTGAGGGGGCCGGCGTCCTGACGGTTCGTCAAGTCAGCGCACCGCGGGGTGCCGTGGCCGCGGTGGCGCGCTCCGTCCCCGGTCACGCCGCCCGCGTCCGGCCGGGCGGCCGGGAGGCCAGCAGCATCAGGGCCACGTCGTCCTGCCGCGCCGCGTCGGCGTGCAGGTGCGCCAGCAGGGCGTCGGCGAGGCGGTCGGGGCTCTGCGCCGGTCCGCCGTCGAGACGGGCGGCGAGCGCGGCGACGGCGCTGTCCAGATCGACGCCCGGCGTCTCGATCAGGCCGTCGGTGTAGAGGGCGAGCAGGGAGTCCGGGGGGAGGCCGATCTGGGTGGCCTCGTACCGGGCGTCGGGCTCGATGCCCAGCAGCAGGCCCGGCG
The sequence above is a segment of the Streptomyces lydicus genome. Coding sequences within it:
- a CDS encoding SRPBCC family protein, with the protein product MSTLEEHIDIGVPLETAWECLHRAESYPQFVDGVREARAEGEVTHLDVDAGGRAQEYEIEILDRPQDKVMRWRTTSGPELAGTFSLLPIDGEHTRIQARFEYRPGTITEAFGGPKGFAQASAIERGVRSDLEQFKELVEQGR